One part of the Amphiura filiformis chromosome 5, Afil_fr2py, whole genome shotgun sequence genome encodes these proteins:
- the LOC140152696 gene encoding protein STPG4-like: MALGGMVPEATSTSNSKREGSAKKVRKISRNGDKRPKSRTASATSQRSERIPIYDRKTPKKDRTRLSENYDAPASGRESWWRKDIRETPVPGAYESKDFVNDLETRPATYQFKNEGRKKDADVQRRGSALLPGAYEKDDLVADLDKKYATYAFKNTSRESNRSLGVKDKACNVCPTAYPMEKFLSCSVEKTPSKHHMFRSNAQRFPTIYFKGTTNPPPDRYDYNHPSITAALHPISSSFKSKTPRFVTSHTKVPGPGTYDKAYQSPMPATIAKMGRNHGLFFTSAFSS; the protein is encoded by the exons ATGGCATTGGGCGGAATGGTACCCGAAGCCACTTCAACATCAAACTCTAAACGAGAGGGTTCTGCCAAAAAAGTAAGAAAGATTTCAAGAAATGGAGATAAAAGACCAAAGAGTCGAACAGCAAGCGCCACATCACAACGCAGTGAAAGGATCCCTATTTATGATAGGAAAACACCCAAAAAG GACCGAACAAGACTGAGTGAGAATTATGACGCCCCTGCTTCAGGCAGAGAAAGCTGGTGGAGGAAAGATATACGA GAAACCCCAGTGCCAGGGGCATACGAGAGCAAGGACTTCGTCAATGATTTGGAGACACGACCTGCAACCTACCAATTCAAGAATGAGGGCAGAAAGAAAGACGCAGACGTTCAAAGAAGAGGGAGTGCATTATTACCTGGCGCATACGAGAAAGACGATTTGGTAGCAGATTTAGACAAAAAGTATGCCACATATGCGTTTAAAAATACGTCAAGAGAAAGCAATAGAAGCTTGGGCGTAAAAGATAAG GCGTGTAATGTGTGTCCAACGGCATATCCAATGGAAAAGTTCCTTTCATGTTCAGTAGAAAAGACACCTTCAAA GCACCACATGTTCAGATCTAATGCTCAAAGATTTCCAACAATTTATTTCAAAGGG ACAACCAATCCACCACCAGACCGTTACGATTATAATCATCCATCTATAACTGCAGCTCTACATCCCATCTCATCTAGTTTCAAGTCAAAAACACCAAGATTTGTTACATCACATACG AAAGTGCCTGGTCCAGGAACCTACGACAAGGCTTACCAATCGCCTATGCCTGCTACAATAGCCAAAATGGGTAGAAATCATGGACTATTTTTCACTAGTGCATTCAGTTCATAA
- the LOC140152697 gene encoding uncharacterized protein: MASEESKPPISPSCFDDNFDPFAQGVVSKEANGNDDTSTDTKDLQSKNYLATLETKLSLLKGKTTASAKNLNSKDMLKSLHQAKEDAIKRLTANDTPVVTDTILDSRDDIEVGDFKRRMFPEQALNAEEIQTLTERDYLGTLVQNLQEEQKSKAGQDDAALDT, from the exons ATGGCGAGCGAAGAGAGTAAACCACCGATTTCTCCCAGCTGttttgatgacaattttgatccATTTGCGCAGGGCGTAGTTTCAAAAGAAGCAAACGGAAATGATGATACATCGACAGATACCAAGGACTTGCAATCTAAGAATTATTTGGCCACGTTAG AAACAAAACTCAGCTTATTAAAAGGTAAAACCACAGCCTCTGCTAAGAATCTGAATTCAAAGGACATGTTGAAATCTTTACATCAAGCCAAAGAAGATGCCATCAAACGCCTCACAGCTAACGACACGCCCGTTGTTACGGATACCATCCTAGATAGCAGGGATGATATTGAAGTTGGTGATTTTAAGAGGAGGATGTTTCCTGAGCAAGCATTAAATGCTGAAGAGATTCAGACCCTGACTGAAAGAGACTATCTTGGTACTCTGGTGCAGAATTTACAAGAAGAGCAGAAGTCCAAAGCTGGACAAGATGATGCAGCATTAGATACTTGA